In Acinetobacter wanghuae, the sequence GAGTTATTTCAAATTTGGTTCAATTCATCACCTGAGCAAAAGAAACAGCCCGCCGACTATAGAATGTTTTGGCGTGAGCAAATTCCGCATGTCTTTGAATCAGATCCTGAAGATCGAAAGTCGGATATTCGCGTCATTTCAGGTGCGTTTAAACACACCGATGCGATTCCTCGCCCACCACATTCTTGGGCTGCCGCAGCAGAAAATAAAGTCAACATTTACCTCATTACCCTAGCGCCTGAAGCTGAACTGACCATTCCCGCAACCACTGCAACATCCAACCGATTCTGCTATTTCTATGAAGGCAAAACTTTAGATGTTGAAGATCAAACCATTGATTTTAAACATTTGGTCGAACTCAAAGCGGATGCAGATATTCATTTAAAAAGCGGGCTTTTAGAGTCACGGATTTTGTGGCTTGAAGGTGAACCAATTAATGCACCTGTTGCTATGCGTGGACCTTTTGTTCTAAACAGCAATGAAGAACTCGATGCTGCATTTCGACGTTATCGTGAAACGCATTTTGGTGAATGGCCTTGGCCTAGCCCTGCCCCAGTCTTTGAAAAAGTGCAGCCACGTTTTGCCACTTATAATGGCGGTGAACGTAAAGAATTCCCTGAGCAGCTTTAACTTGCCAAACTGAATAAAAACAGCCTATTGTGTCATTTACTCTAGGCTTTTTTTTATAACTCAATTTCTATGCAACTCATTATTTTTACAGGTGTTCAAGCGTCAGGAAAGTCGAGTTTTTATTTACTGAATTTGGCGCATAGTCATTTGCGCATTAATTTAGATATGCTGAAAACAAGGCATCGTGAAAATATGATTTTTGAAGCATGTTTGGCATCTAAAACCAAAACAGTCATTGATAATACCAACCCCACCAAAGCAGACCGAGCGCGTTATATTCAGCGAGCAAAAGACGTAGGCTTTGAAGTCATTTCTTATTATTTTGAAACGGATTTAAGCAGTACGTTGGAACGGAATAGCCATCGTATCGGTAAAGCCAATATTCTTGAAGTGGGTGTAAGGGCAACTTATAAGAAGCTAGAAGTTCCAAGTTTAGATGAAGGTTTTGATGAGATTTTTAAGGTAAAGATTGTAGGAAATGGGGAGTTTAATTTTTCTAGGTTAATCGCTACCTTATAAATAATATGATCCAATATTTTTTAACTAATTTAATATATTCAAAAACTTATTAAAATATAAAAACTTAAGTCTTATATCTGATTTTAGTTCCAGTACTTATATTCATCTCTATTTTATGTCTTATCAAACACGCCAATGAAAAATATTTTAATTAGTTTTTTATTTATATTTTCGTGCAATGTACATGCTTATGCACCAGAACCTACCAAGCAAGACCTCAGAGAATATTTAATGCTTATGAAGCATTTTAGTTTTGAGTTCAATGCATTTATCAAATCCGCTGAAGCATTAGTACAAGATGAAGTTAATTTTGATGATCCCAAAACCCAAATTGAACTTTGTAATGTTGTCCAATCAGCAAAGTTAATTCATCATCTAGTGACCAATCGAAAAGTTCACCCAAAGTTTGCATTTGATCTTGAAAGTAAAGCAAAAACCACCCAACTGCTTGAATCATCGCTAGGCTTACGCGATCAACTTAGAAAGCATAACCACTATTGTCCATAATTTGTGTGATATCACTTCGCTTCATGCATAAAAAAACCACCCTTTCGGGTGGTTTTTTTAATCTCAAACCGTCTCTTATTGAGCGCGGTTTTTGATTTTGCGGATCGTTTCGAGCTGAGCAGCAGTTTCTGCAAGAGCAGCCAATGCAGCAGCAGCGTCCAAATCGCTCTTTTGATTTGCAAGCAAGCTTTCAGCGTTTTTACGCGCTTCAAGAATTGCAGCTTCATCTAAGTTGTCAGCACGAATTGCAGTATCTGCAAGAATCGTAACAACGTGCGGTTGAACTTCAAGAACACCACCCGATACATAGATTAACTCTTCTGTACCGTTTTCCAACAGAACGCGGATTGCGCCCGGTTGAAGCAAAGTTACTAGCGGAGCGTGACCAGGCATAATACCTAACTCACCGCCAGCACCTTTAGCAATTAGCATAGTTACAGTGCCTGAGTACAAAGACTCTTTAACACTTACAACGTCACATTGCATAGTCGCCATGAGAATCTCCTAAATTAGGGAACTAATTAAAGTTTCTCAGCTTTAGCAATAACTTCGTCAATACCACCAACCATGTAGAACGCTTGTTCTGGGATGTGATCGTATTCACCAGCTAGAAGACCTTTAAAGCCACGAATCGTTTCTTTAAGAGATACTAATTTACCAGGCGCGCCAGTAAATACTTCAGCTACGTGGAACGGTTGAGAGAAGAAACGTTGGATTTTACGCGCACGGTAAACAACCAATTTATCTTCTTCTGCAAGCTCATCCATACCAAGAATTGCGATAATGTCTTTCAATTCTTTATAACGTTGAAGAACGTTTTGAACTGAACGAGCAATTTCGTAATGCTCTTGACCAACAACTAGCGGGTCAAGCTGGCGTGAAGTTGAGTCAAGTGGATCGATCGCTGGGTAAATACCAGAAGATGCGATGTCACGGCTCAATACTACAGTTGCGTCTAAGTGAGCGAAGGTAGTTGCAGGCGATGGATCTGTTAAGTCATCGGCAGGTACGTATACCGCTTGGATTGACGTAATAGAACCAGACTTAGTCGATGTAATACGTTCTTGAAGAACACCCATCTCTTCTGCAAGCGTAGGCTGGTAACCTACAGCAGATGGCATACGACCTAGAAGTGCTGATACTTCAGTACCCGCTAGTGTATAACGATAGATGTTATCTACGAACAATAGTACGTCACGGCCTTTACCGTTTTCGTCTTTCTCGTCACGGAAATATTCAGCCATAGTCAAACCAGTCAACGCTACGCGTAAACGGTTACCTGGTGGCTCGTTCATCTGACCGTAGACCATTGCTACTTTGTCAAGAACGTTAGAATCTTTCATTTCGTGATAGAAGTCATTACCTTCACGAGTACGTTCACCAACACCAGCAAACACAGATAAACCTGAGTGAGCTTTCGCGATGTTGTTGATCAATTCCATCATGTTTACAGTTTTACCAACACCGGCACCACCGAACAGACCAACTTTACCACCTTTCGCAAACGGGCATAGTAAGTCGATGACTTTAATACCAGTTTCTAAAAGGTCAGTAGAAGCTGCTTGTTCAGCATAAGAAGGTGCTGAGCGGTGAATTGGTAAACGCTCTTCAGTCGCAACAGGACCAGCTTCGTCGATTGGGCGACCAAGAACGTCCATGATACGACCCAAACATGCTGTACCTACAGGTACAGAGATTGGAGCGCCAGTGTTAACTACGTTCAAACCACGCTTAAGGCCTTCAGTAGAACCCATTGCAATAGTACGAACTACGCCATCACCAAGTTGTTGCTGAACTTCTAAAGTAGTTTCAGTACCATCTACTTGGAGAGCGTCATAGATCTTAGGAACGCTGTTGCGTTCAAACTCGACGTCGATTACCGCGCCGATGATCTGAATGATACGACCGCTATTCATTGCTGTCTCCTCAATTCAAAATAATGTTAAACGGCAGCGGCACCACCAACGATCTCAGAAATTTCCTGAGTAATCGCGGCTTGACGCAGCTTGTTATAAATAAGTTGTAGGCTCTTAATGATCTCGCCCGCATTGTCAGTTGCTGCTTTCATAGCAACCATACGTGCAGACTGCTCACACGCGATGTTTTCAATCACGCCTTGATATACACCACAGACTCGATATAGCGAACCAACAAACCATTTAAAAGCTCTTCAGCTTCAGGTTCGTAGATGTAATCCCAACCGTATTGACGGTTCAGATTCTCGCCCTCATCAGCCGCAGCCAATGGAACAAGTTGTTCGATCTTTTGATTTTGAGTCATGGCATTGACAAAGCCATTTGACACTAGATAAATACGATCTAACTCGCCTTTATCATAAGCGTCTAACATCACCTGTACAGAACCAGATAACTGCTCAAGACTTGGTGTATCACCGACTTGCGTCGTTGCACCAAGAACTTTACCGCCGTAGTTTTTAAAAAACGAAACCGCTTTTTGACCAATTAAAGCAAATTGAACTTCAATTGACTGCTCTTGTTGCTGTTGAACGTGTTTGACCACTTTCTTGAACAAGTTAATGTTCAAACCACCAGCAAGGCCACGATCTGAAGACACAATAATATAGCCAACGCGCTTTACAGGACGTTCAACCATATAACGGTGTTTGTATTCAGGATTCGCTTGAACCAAATGAGCAATTACACGGTGCATATTTTCGGCATACGGACGGCCTTGAGCCATGCGCTCTTGCGCACGACGCATCTTAGAAGCTGCTACCATTTGCATCGCTCGAGTAATCTTTTGCGTGCTCTTGATACTAGCTACTTTGGCGCGAATTTCTTTTAAATTTGCCATACGCTTAACCTAGTATTCGAAAGCCCTTTCGAGCTTCCGAAGGTTGATTCCGTGAACCAAACCGACACTAAATTTCAAACCAGTTGAAACTTAGTAAGTTTGAGTCGCTTTAAAGCTTTCAATACCTGCTTTGAATTGTGCTTCGATTTCTTTATCCCAAGCACCAGACTCGTCAATTTTTTGCATTAACGCAGCATGTTCTGAACGGAAGTAAGAAACAAGTGCAGCATCAAAGTCTACAATTTTCTTCACTTCAACGTCAGTCATATAACCTTCGTTAGATGCATAAATTGAAACAGCTTGGTCAGCGATTGAATATGGAGCATATTGTTTTTGCTTCATTAATTCAGTTACGCGTTGACCGTGTTCTAACTGCTTACGAGTTGCTTCATCAAGGTCAGAAGCAAACTGAGCGAACGCTGCTAATTCACGATATTGAGCCAAAGCGGTACGGATACCACCAGACAATTTTTTGATGATCTTCGTTTGCGCAGAACCACCAACACGAGATACAGAGATACCCGCGTTCACAGCAGGACGAATACCTGCGTTGAATAATGATGTTTCTAGGAAGATCTGACCATCAGTAATCGAAATTACGTTCGTTGGTACGAATGCAGATACGTCACCCGCTTGAGTTTCAATAATCGGCAATGCAGTTAATGAACCAGTTTGGCCTTTAACTTCACCGTTAGTGAATTTCTCAACGTAGTCAGCAGATACACGAGAAGCACGTTCAAGTAGACGTGAATGTAGATAGAACACGTCACCTGGGTAAGCTTCACGACCTGGTGGACGGCGTAAAAGCAATGAAATTTGACGATACGCAACAGCTTGTTTAGACAGGTCATCATAAATGATAAGCGCGTCTTCACCACGGTCACGGAAGTATTCACCCATTGTACAGCCAGAGTACGGAGCAAGATAAAGCATTGCTGCTGGATCTGATGCACCTGCTGCGACAACAGTTGTATACGCCATAGCGCCAGTTTCTTCTAGCTTGCGCACAACGTTAGCGATAGTCGATTGTTTTTGACCAATTGCTACGTATACACATTTAATGCCAGAGTTTTTCTGAGCGATGATCGCATCGATCGCCATTGCTGTTTTACCAGTTTGACGGTCACCAATGATCAACTCACGTTGACCACGGCCTACAGGAATCATTGTATCTACTGATTTATAACCAGTTTGTACAGGTTCATCCACTGATTGACGCCAAATTACGCCTGGTGCTACTTTTTCAACAGCATCAGTTAATTTTGCATCAATTGGGCCTTTTGCATCAATTGGGTTACCCAAAGCATCTACTACACGGCCTAAAAGTTCTGGACCAACCGGAACTTCTAATACACGACCTGTGCAACGAGCTTTTTGACCTTCTTGAAGGCTTAAGTAGTTACCTAAAACAACGACGCCCACTGAATCCTGTTCTAGGTTCAGTGCCATACCAAAAAGGCCGCCGTCGAATTCGATCATTTCACCGTACATTGCATCAGCAAGGCCGTGAATACGCACAATACCGTCGGAAACCATAACAATGGTCCCTTCGTTCTTAGCGGTTGCGCTGGTGTCCAGATCGCCGATACGCTGTTTAATGAGCGCACTGATCTCGGATGGATTCAGTTGTTGCATTGCGCTATACCTCAATCTTTTTAAAGTTCAGTCTTCAAGCAATTACGCAAGAAGACGAGTACGCATTTTTTCAAGCTTGTTAAGCGCAGAATCATCTATCACTTGGTCGCCTGCACGAATAACCACACCAGCAATAAGCTCTGGTTTAACTTCAACAGTCACGCTTACAGCCGCTTCGAATTTCTTCTCTAATGCATGCGCAAGCAATTGTTCTTGTACTGAAGTCAATGGGAATGCTGATTCAATTACAACATCCACAGTATTGTTATTCTGTGATTTAAGCTGCTCATATTCTGCTGCAATTTCAGGAAGAAGTGCCAAACGATTGTTTTCTGCAAGCAATGTCAAAAAGTTAGACACTGCTGCAGTTTGGTCTTCACCTAAAACTTTAGCAAAGAGAGTCACCTGCTCGGCAGGTGTAAGCTCAGGGCGATTTAGATAAGCTGAAAATGCTTCGTCTTGCACCGCAGCACTGAGCAATTCAAGTGCTTTTGACCAAGAGTCAGCTGCACTTTGCTCAGAAGCGTAAGCAAATGCTGCTTTAGCGTATGGGCGTGCCAACGTCAAGAGTTCAGCCATAATCCGCCTCTCTTAAAGTTTAGCAGCCAGCTGAGTCAGCATGGCATTGTGAGCTTCTGCATCAACTTGTTGGCTAAGAATTTTCTCAGCCCCAGTTACTGCAAGAGCAGCCACTTGTTGACGCAATTCTTCGCGAGCAGAATTGATTTCTGTATCAACAGCTTCTTTAGCCTGTTGACGAATACGCTCACCTTCAGCAGATGCTTGAGTACGCGCTTCTTCTACCAATTGTGCACCACGACGGTTCGCTTGTTCGATCAATTGAGCCGCTTGTGCTTTCGCTGCATCTAATTCAGCTTTCACTTGTGCTTGCGCATCCGCAAGATCAGCTTTGGCTTTTTCAGCTGCATTTAAGCCATCAGCGATTTTACGCTGACGTTCACTAATCGCATTGATTAGTGGTGGCCATACAAACTTCATGCAGAATGCGACAAAAATCGCAAATGCAATCGCTTGGCCAAACAATGTGAGGTTGATATTCATTGCAAATTCCTCAAATAGTGAATTTCGGAATTAAGCTGATTAACCTACAAATGGATTAGCGAAGATGAAGAACAAGCCAATACCAACACCGATCATAGGCACAGCATCAAGAAGACCCGCGATTAAGAACATACGAGTTTGAAGTTGTGGAGCCAATTCTGGTTGACGAGCTACAGCTTCAAGGAAACGGCCGCCTAGAAGACCAAAACCAATCGCAGTACCTAAAGCACCGAAAGCGATCAAGATAGCAGATGCAATTGCAACTAGACCTAAAGTGAGTTCCATGATAATTCCTCAGAGGTTAGGTTTATACCAAATTTAAGTTAAAAAATTGTGCCCAACCATCTCGTGATAGTTAGGCAATACCATTAATGCTTTTCGCTTGCCATGCTCAAGTATACGATAGTCAGCATCATGAAAATGAATGCTTGTAGCGTAATAACAAGAATGTGGAAGATCGCCCAAGGCACAGACAACGCCCACTGGATCCAGAACGGTAACAACGCGATGAGGATGAAGATTAACTCACCTGCATACATGTTACCGAACAAACGTAGAGCCAATGAAACTGGACGTGCAAGGAAAGTTACGAGTTCCAAGATTAAGTTCACTGGAATAAGTAACGCTTTTGCAACTGGGTTACTTGGGTTAAATGGGTTAAGTGCCAATTCACCGACGAAACCGCCAATGCCTTTTTCACGAATACTATAGAACAAGATCAAAGCAAATACAGACAATGACATACCAAGGGTAATGTTAGGGTCAGTAGATGGAACGATTTTGAAGTAAACGTGATGTGGATCGATACCCATCGCACTACCAATCACGTGTTGAGCAACATAAGGAATGAAGTCAACAGGGATTAAGTCCATCGCGTTCATGAGGAAAATCCACACGAAGATGGTGAGCGCCAATGGAGCGATCAAACGAGACTTCCCGTGGAAAGTATCGCGAACACTTGAGTCAACAAACTCGATGATCATTTCGATTGCAGACTGGAACTTGGTAGGAACACCAGCGTTTGCCGCTTTCGCAACAATCCAGAACAACAAACAGAAAATCACGCCAAGCGCAATTGACCAACCCATTGAATCCAAGTGAATAGCAGTGAACCCCATCTGTTGAGCTTCAGCACCGTTCTCAGCCAATTTCCATGTACCGTCCGGCATTTTGCCGTAAGTCATGTTGGTCAAGTGGTGCTTGATGTACTCGGTCGAAGTAAGGGCATGTTCTTCAGCAGCCATAAATCACACCTGGTCAATGTCAAAAACTAATGAAACTTACGAATATCGCGTGCTGCTTGATATCTCGCTCGTCTCCAAAAAAACTTTTCAATTTCTTGTTGTGCCTAAACTCGTCGTTGTAGACGTGACGCCCAAAAAGGAGCGACCCACGACATGGCTTGAACGAGGATAAAACCACAGAACAATGCAACCGGTGACAACGGTTCAACATTCTTCAAAATCAAAATGAATCCAACAATCATAATTGCAAACTTACCGAGCATGCCCCTATACATGTTCGATAGAACTTGTTTGGTTGCTCGAGCACCCGCAGCACGAAACGATTGCCACGTAAAATAGCAACTCGCCAGCCAACATACTAATGCACCCAAGGCTGCACTTAAGGCTGCGGTCGAGTCAGTCGTGACCCAACCGATCAGCGCTGAAACAGGAATCATTATTGCTTGTAAGATGACTAAAGCTTTCGCTAATCGTCGGTCAATCAAGCGACTAGTTCGGCTCATTATTTATTCACTCACAGCAATCATGCTTGACAAGTTTAGCTGATGATTATTTTAAATCGCAGGCATTATAGAGTTACACCCCTGAACATGCAATCTTTTCCCGACCTTAGTCGACAATTTTTAAATGCATGATTTGCCTTTAAACTAATCAAAAATAGATTAGTTTTTAATCATTATTGGGAATTTAACACACATTTATGCGTTTGTTGCGCTAATTGTTGCCATGCTGACACAAAGTCCCCTGCCCCGCTCATACTTTCATCCACAGATTGGAAGACGATTGGGTTCAGTTTTTGGTATTGATTTTTGCTGGCATGCCCTTCTGCGAGCAAACACATCTTCGTGCGTGCACGTGTATCTTGCAAGTATTTAATTTGTGCAACCGTTGGAGAAACGTGCGGGTCATCGGTCAATGCGCCTGCAAATTTCAAACTCAATGGACGTTCTAAATACTGATAGGCATCATGATACGACCAATACGGCTGGACTTTAGTATTGGCATTAAAGCGCTGTGCAGTCTTCAGCATTTTTTGTGCGAACTGACGAGCATTTTTAAAATATGCCTCACGATGCTGTGGCATTTGCTGCGAACGTAGCGCAGCAATAAAGAAGCCAATCCGTACCGCATTGTTTGGATCGAGCCAAACATGGGTGTCGACTGTATTTTTTAGCGCTTGACCGCGTGGATTACGCATCGGTAAGGTCGCTAAAATACCTGAGTCTAAAAGCGCAATACTTTTATGGCTTTCTTGAAGTACTTTAGTCAAAGGTGCTTCGTGTGCTTCACCGAGCCAAATCACTAAACCTGCATTTTGAATCAGTTTACGGTGCGCAGGTGTCAGACTGACATCATGTCCAGTTTGATGTGCCAACAACAAAGTCGGCTGTTCAATTCCCTGTGTTACTTGTTTCGCAATTAAATAAATCGGTTGCGTAGAAATCACCAAGTTTTGTGACCAACTTAGACTACTCAAAAGTGCCAAAGTACAAAACGCGAGAAAACGAGACATGGGAGAGAATCACGATAAAAACTTAAGTGTTATAATATAACAAATTCGCAAAAATACCTATGCCTGATCGAAAGTCCAAGGACTTCATGTTAATATTTCAGGTCTTCTTCTTTTTTCTGTTTCGCACTTGAGGTGAACTATGGGTTCATGTTCGCACGAACATCACAACGCATTGCACGGCGTACACGACCATCCAAATGTCGCACAACGTCTCGCTGAAGCGGAAAGTTTCTGTGCAACAACGGGCGCACGTTTAACTCCTTTACGTAAAGAAGTGTTGGAACTGATTTTAAATGCCACAGGTCCAATGGGCGCTTATGACTTGCTCGCAAAAATCAAAAACAACAGCGACCGACCTGCTGCTCCCCCGACCGTCTATCGCACACTCGACTTTTTACTTGAGAATGGCTTTATTCATCGCTTAACGTCTATTAATGCTTACATTCCATGTTGTCATCCGCGTGAAGGACATCAAGCTGCATTTTTAATTTGTACCGAATGTAAAGCCGTGAAAGAAGCATCAGCTCAAGGTCTCTTAGATCAGTTGGCAGCCCTTGCGGATTCAGACGGCTTTAGCGCCCATCATAGTATTATTGAAATTTCAGGAATGTGTCAGCAGTGTCGCAACAAAGCATGAGTTCATCCGCGCTGATTCAACTCTCTAAAATTTGGGTCAATATTGATGAGCGTGACATTTTAAAAGCCATTGATTTTTCGCTGCAAGAAAAAGAAATTGTCACGCTGATTGGTCCGAATGGCGCGGGCAAATCAACTTTAATTAAAGTCATGCTCGGCATTGTCAAACCCAAATCTGGGGAAATTATTACTGCGCGCAAGTTGAAGTTTTCTTATGTGCCACAAAAATTCAATCCATCGCATAGTCTGCCCCTACGGGTAAAAGACTTGTTGGCGCTAGAAAAATGCAACCCTGATATTAAAGCTCAGATCGTGCGCGATACCGGTATTGCCAAACTTGAAAATTCTAAAGTTCAGCAACTGTCTGGTGGTGAACGTCAGCGAGTATTGCTCGCCCGCGCTTTGCTGCGTCAGCCCGATATTTTGGTACTTGACGAACCTATGCAAGGTTTAGACATTCAGTCTGAAGCTGAACTGTATGACTATGTACGTAGCCTGCCTGAAAAATACGGCTGTGCCATTTTAATGGTTTCGCATGATTTGCAATGGGTGATGCAAGGCACTTCACGTGTGGTCTGCCTCAATAAACATATTTGTTGCAGCGGTAGTCCTGCCAACGTCCAACAACATCCTGAATATCAAGCGATCTTTGGCACCAATCGTGTGTTCTATCAACATCATCATGACCATTGTGCACATGGTGATGCCGCAACACCGTGTCAAAATGACCCACGCCCACATATTCACCCCGAGCCGGAAGCTTAAACCATGATGGATTGGTTACAACTCCTTTTACCTGCATGGATTATGGGAACACTATTGGTGTTCTTGACCGCACCACTCGGCTGTTTAATGTTATGGCGTCGTATGTCTTTCTTCGCTGACACCATGGCGCACGGGACTTTGCTCGGTGTTGCGATTGCCGGTGCTTTAAGTTTGCCACTCTGGATGGGGGTGACATTCTTAGCACTGCTTTTGGTGGCGGTGCTTTGGGTATTGCATGATCCGCGCTTACCGAATGATGCTTTGCTTGCACTCTGTTCTGCGACCTTACTCTGTTCAGGGCTATTGCTAATTCAACATTTGCCAAGTCTCAGACCTGAGCTTTTAAGCTATTTATTTGGTGATCTGCTTACGATTTCATGGTCAGACTTACCGATGTTTGCCATCGTGATTATTGTGGCATTAGGCGTACTGTATAAAAGTTGGCAATCTCAAATTCAAATTGCCATTGACCCTGACGTTGCAGCAAGTGAAGGCATCAGTGGCAACTGGCAGCGTTTAATCTTTATGTTGCTGCTTGCACTATTCACGGTGCTTGCCCTTCGTGCAGTCGGTTCATTACTGATGGGCGCGCTTTTGGTTATTCCAGCACTCACTGCTCGACTTCTTGCCAACTCACCTAAACAAATGGTGCTATGGGCATTTGTGATTGCACAAATTGGGGTGACGGTCGGTTTATGGTCAAGTGCAGGTTTGAATACATCAACAGGGCTCACCATCGTTTTAACCATGGCGGTGTTGTTTACCCTGATCTTTATTGTGCAAAAGTTTAAAAAGCTGAGTTAAATGTCATGAGCAAACGATACTTTATGAGTGCCTGTTTGCTTGGTCAAAGAGTTCGTTACGATGGCGAAGATTGTTTAGTTCAAGACATTCTTAATCATCTTTTAGCGGATCAATACGTCACGCTATGTCCTGAAATAGCAGGCGGACTGCCCACCCCACGCCCACCTGCAGAAATTCAACATGGCTCAGGTATACATGTACTTGAGCAAAAAGCCCTCCCTCATTTTAGATGCTACGGGAAAGGATGTTTCAGAAGCATTTATAGACGGTGCATATCGCGCATTAAAAGTTGCACAAGCTTTCCAAGCCACTCACGCGATTTTAAAAGCCAAAAGCCCTTCGTGTGGCAGTGGCTTAATTTATGATGGCTCATTTTCAGGACAGAAAATTTCAGGCGATGGTGTAACAGCTGCACTCTTTAAACAGCGTGGCATTATTGTGCTGACAGAAGATGAGTTTTTACAGTCTTTAAAACGCCCATCTGTTTAATCGTGATGAGAATGGGATATATATACCCCCTCCTCACCACAATGGTTATCTTAGTCATTTTCGCTGATGTGCTTAGAGATCAGTCCCGACACATCTGCACCTGAAGGTGCTTGATAGGTTTTCAAACCGAATTCACCAATAATTGCCAACAGATGATCAAAAATATCAGATTGGATATCTTCATACTCGCCCCAAGCTGTGGTCTGAGTAAAAGCATAAATCTCTAAAGGTAAGCCTTCCGTTGTGGGCTGCAACTGACGCACCAACAGACTTTCATGCTGAGCAATACCCGCATGCTGACTTAGATAGTATTTCACGTAGGCACGAAAAGTTCCCAAATTGGTTAAACGGCGCTGATTCATTAAATCATTTACGGTTTCGTTCCATGCTTTAAGCTCTACGTTTTTGGTTTCTAAATACTGCTGTAAAACTAAAAATTTTCTCAATTTTTCAAATTCTTGATCATTTAAA encodes:
- a CDS encoding pirin family protein, with translation MSNPLIYSVVPIEFRLDLKDPFIFCAHHIDHYPKGNADLGPATPALNKEYNMYYGETVPGFPEHPHTGFETITLVEQGYVDHFDSLGNAGRYTEGDVQWLTTGNGVEHCEMFPLLHEDRENPFELFQIWFNSSPEQKKQPADYRMFWREQIPHVFESDPEDRKSDIRVISGAFKHTDAIPRPPHSWAAAAENKVNIYLITLAPEAELTIPATTATSNRFCYFYEGKTLDVEDQTIDFKHLVELKADADIHLKSGLLESRILWLEGEPINAPVAMRGPFVLNSNEELDAAFRRYRETHFGEWPWPSPAPVFEKVQPRFATYNGGERKEFPEQL
- a CDS encoding AAA family ATPase, giving the protein MQLIIFTGVQASGKSSFYLLNLAHSHLRINLDMLKTRHRENMIFEACLASKTKTVIDNTNPTKADRARYIQRAKDVGFEVISYYFETDLSSTLERNSHRIGKANILEVGVRATYKKLEVPSLDEGFDEIFKVKIVGNGEFNFSRLIATL
- a CDS encoding F0F1 ATP synthase subunit epsilon translates to MATMQCDVVSVKESLYSGTVTMLIAKGAGGELGIMPGHAPLVTLLQPGAIRVLLENGTEELIYVSGGVLEVQPHVVTILADTAIRADNLDEAAILEARKNAESLLANQKSDLDAAAALAALAETAAQLETIRKIKNRAQ
- the atpD gene encoding F0F1 ATP synthase subunit beta — protein: MNSGRIIQIIGAVIDVEFERNSVPKIYDALQVDGTETTLEVQQQLGDGVVRTIAMGSTEGLKRGLNVVNTGAPISVPVGTACLGRIMDVLGRPIDEAGPVATEERLPIHRSAPSYAEQAASTDLLETGIKVIDLLCPFAKGGKVGLFGGAGVGKTVNMMELINNIAKAHSGLSVFAGVGERTREGNDFYHEMKDSNVLDKVAMVYGQMNEPPGNRLRVALTGLTMAEYFRDEKDENGKGRDVLLFVDNIYRYTLAGTEVSALLGRMPSAVGYQPTLAEEMGVLQERITSTKSGSITSIQAVYVPADDLTDPSPATTFAHLDATVVLSRDIASSGIYPAIDPLDSTSRQLDPLVVGQEHYEIARSVQNVLQRYKELKDIIAILGMDELAEEDKLVVYRARKIQRFFSQPFHVAEVFTGAPGKLVSLKETIRGFKGLLAGEYDHIPEQAFYMVGGIDEVIAKAEKL
- the atpA gene encoding F0F1 ATP synthase subunit alpha is translated as MQQLNPSEISALIKQRIGDLDTSATAKNEGTIVMVSDGIVRIHGLADAMYGEMIEFDGGLFGMALNLEQDSVGVVVLGNYLSLQEGQKARCTGRVLEVPVGPELLGRVVDALGNPIDAKGPIDAKLTDAVEKVAPGVIWRQSVDEPVQTGYKSVDTMIPVGRGQRELIIGDRQTGKTAMAIDAIIAQKNSGIKCVYVAIGQKQSTIANVVRKLEETGAMAYTTVVAAGASDPAAMLYLAPYSGCTMGEYFRDRGEDALIIYDDLSKQAVAYRQISLLLRRPPGREAYPGDVFYLHSRLLERASRVSADYVEKFTNGEVKGQTGSLTALPIIETQAGDVSAFVPTNVISITDGQIFLETSLFNAGIRPAVNAGISVSRVGGSAQTKIIKKLSGGIRTALAQYRELAAFAQFASDLDEATRKQLEHGQRVTELMKQKQYAPYSIADQAVSIYASNEGYMTDVEVKKIVDFDAALVSYFRSEHAALMQKIDESGAWDKEIEAQFKAGIESFKATQTY
- a CDS encoding F0F1 ATP synthase subunit delta, with translation MAELLTLARPYAKAAFAYASEQSAADSWSKALELLSAAVQDEAFSAYLNRPELTPAEQVTLFAKVLGEDQTAAVSNFLTLLAENNRLALLPEIAAEYEQLKSQNNNTVDVVIESAFPLTSVQEQLLAHALEKKFEAAVSVTVEVKPELIAGVVIRAGDQVIDDSALNKLEKMRTRLLA
- a CDS encoding F0F1 ATP synthase subunit B, whose translation is MNINLTLFGQAIAFAIFVAFCMKFVWPPLINAISERQRKIADGLNAAEKAKADLADAQAQVKAELDAAKAQAAQLIEQANRRGAQLVEEARTQASAEGERIRQQAKEAVDTEINSAREELRQQVAALAVTGAEKILSQQVDAEAHNAMLTQLAAKL
- the atpE gene encoding F0F1 ATP synthase subunit C codes for the protein MELTLGLVAIASAILIAFGALGTAIGFGLLGGRFLEAVARQPELAPQLQTRMFLIAGLLDAVPMIGVGIGLFFIFANPFVG
- the atpB gene encoding F0F1 ATP synthase subunit A; this translates as MAAEEHALTSTEYIKHHLTNMTYGKMPDGTWKLAENGAEAQQMGFTAIHLDSMGWSIALGVIFCLLFWIVAKAANAGVPTKFQSAIEMIIEFVDSSVRDTFHGKSRLIAPLALTIFVWIFLMNAMDLIPVDFIPYVAQHVIGSAMGIDPHHVYFKIVPSTDPNITLGMSLSVFALILFYSIREKGIGGFVGELALNPFNPSNPVAKALLIPVNLILELVTFLARPVSLALRLFGNMYAGELIFILIALLPFWIQWALSVPWAIFHILVITLQAFIFMMLTIVYLSMASEKH
- a CDS encoding ATP synthase subunit I, with protein sequence MSRTSRLIDRRLAKALVILQAIMIPVSALIGWVTTDSTAALSAALGALVCWLASCYFTWQSFRAAGARATKQVLSNMYRGMLGKFAIMIVGFILILKNVEPLSPVALFCGFILVQAMSWVAPFWASRLQRRV